The Paenibacillus sophorae genome has a segment encoding these proteins:
- a CDS encoding general stress protein, translating into MTKKIVGVFDTGLEATKAIQQLQAKGIRSEDISVVTRDREDLRMITEETDTMAPEGVATGAATGGVVGGIAGLLAGIGALAIPGIGPIIAAGPIAGALTGAAVGAGAGGLVGGLVGLGIPEEEAREYEGYVEQGKILVLVDDDGLDAQISDIFRNNPTLKATRIDR; encoded by the coding sequence GTGACAAAGAAGATTGTTGGCGTATTCGATACGGGACTCGAGGCAACCAAAGCGATACAGCAATTGCAGGCCAAAGGCATCCGCAGTGAAGATATATCAGTGGTCACACGGGATCGCGAAGATCTGAGGATGATTACGGAGGAGACGGATACAATGGCTCCGGAAGGAGTCGCCACAGGAGCAGCAACTGGCGGAGTAGTCGGAGGGATTGCCGGCCTGCTGGCCGGGATTGGCGCGTTAGCCATTCCGGGCATTGGCCCGATTATCGCAGCAGGCCCGATTGCAGGCGCATTGACCGGCGCAGCGGTAGGAGCGGGCGCAGGCGGCCTGGTGGGCGGACTTGTCGGCTTGGGCATACCCGAAGAGGAAGCCAGAGAATATGAGGGCTATGTTGAACAAGGCAAGATTCTGGTTCTTGTAGACGACGACGGCCTCGATGCCCAAATATCCGATATATTCCGTAATAACCCCACACTGAAGGCTACCCGTATCGATCGATGA
- a CDS encoding helix-turn-helix transcriptional regulator: protein MAFMIAQRAFIKLYLITMVEQHHGYGYQMLEDMRRDFKSHGYNPPQSEIYRALHELVQQGILYRTKQLKGNDPKVDFQEIVLYHFTPDGAEKAKLYKKQVKTDLDRCLGILNKAVADNY, encoded by the coding sequence ATGGCTTTTATGATTGCCCAAAGGGCGTTTATCAAGCTGTATCTTATTACCATGGTCGAACAGCATCACGGCTACGGCTATCAAATGCTCGAGGATATGCGGAGAGATTTTAAAAGTCATGGCTACAACCCACCGCAGAGCGAGATCTACCGTGCCCTCCACGAGTTGGTGCAGCAGGGCATTCTATACCGGACCAAACAGCTCAAGGGAAATGATCCCAAAGTTGATTTCCAGGAAATTGTTCTTTATCATTTCACGCCGGACGGAGCCGAGAAAGCGAAGCTGTACAAGAAGCAGGTAAAGACCGATCTTGACCGGTGCCTGGGCATACTAAACAAAGCGGTAGCAGACAATTATTAA
- a CDS encoding DivIVA domain-containing protein: MDEHMKRRLDKQRKLFSQLGIALDALTIHEKEFSMKLRGYDPEEVDTFLDSVIKDYERFYATIADLMDKWQEQQITLREMKAENKQTPPPVIRGIDPKEIEETILRLEAGVRQLKERVQRSEII; encoded by the coding sequence ATGGATGAACATATGAAGCGAAGACTGGACAAGCAGAGAAAGCTGTTCAGTCAGCTTGGGATTGCGCTTGATGCGTTAACCATTCATGAGAAAGAGTTCAGTATGAAATTACGCGGATACGATCCGGAGGAAGTAGATACTTTTTTGGACAGTGTCATTAAGGACTATGAGCGGTTCTATGCAACCATCGCTGATTTAATGGACAAATGGCAGGAGCAGCAGATCACTCTGCGCGAAATGAAAGCTGAAAATAAGCAGACACCGCCGCCCGTTATCCGGGGAATCGATCCGAAAGAGATCGAAGAGACCATTCTCAGGCTTGAGGCCGGCGTCCGCCAGCTTAAGGAACGCGTTCAGCGCAGTGAGATCATTTAG
- a CDS encoding CHASE3 domain-containing protein: MNKNVMNLKIRGKIALGYIMILVLLGLFLIIVQGRIAELEKETVMLSGHDMQVHELTFQMERNILDMETGQRGYALTGNDSYLAPYYDGLEKWQVNYSDLKELIKGSTSQVENLESIRKNIEAWIVKAGQYVVELKQAGRDDEVTAFFHADTGKAIVEQIRSESQHFRDVEQAATAKRISDLKSRNHQLLVTMYILWSLVAIVSIAASVLITDNIVKTLKNVIDAINHIADGNSKARRIEVKTQDEISDLATATNRLLENAEREQRFSDQLTNMSVKLQEKTAPAALCDTFLSKLATILEIQYGAVYIAQDYYGDSLLRISSYAGGNEGLSPGKEKILLGEGLVGQCALDQNILKLEELPDGYIHISSGLGRTPPRQAVIAPVVFENRTVAVVEIASLMKWVPDHFKLLEQMLGLFAVSVNSVMTRMQIQHLYAEAQTMNEELQNQSEELQSQTHELINVNSKLESQKQVAENSASELEKMNEELERSSRYKSEFLANMSHELRTPLNSMLLLSQILSENHTGNLTEEQLSYASVIHSSGSDLLAIINDILDLSKVEAGKMLIETSAVNLTEFPNLFEGYFGKTAESKNLEFSVVLEAGTPDIFYTDELRLHQILRNLLSNAFKFTEEGGVKLSISKLNTFSSKGYTPAGPVLAFAVIDSGIGIPPDKRDLIFEAFQQADGSTARKFGGTGLGLSISQQLSKLLGGHLTVESKPKEGSIFTLYLPYLEEESDPKDYSLDSEAAAALERGADDSGDAEEARVDGKYLRLVGKTVLLVDDDPRNIYALTQTLEKYSMHVLTAQNGFECLQRVRENPGIDIMLLDIMMPVLDGYDTLSILREELLKHDLPIIAVSAKTKNEEREKCLAAGATDFIKKPVIIKDLLTIMSYYLSSKAA, encoded by the coding sequence GTGAATAAAAATGTGATGAATTTGAAAATCCGCGGAAAAATCGCTCTCGGTTACATAATGATTTTAGTGCTGCTCGGGCTTTTTCTAATTATTGTGCAGGGACGGATTGCAGAGCTTGAGAAGGAAACCGTAATGCTGAGCGGGCATGATATGCAGGTGCATGAGCTTACTTTTCAAATGGAGAGAAATATACTGGATATGGAGACCGGCCAGCGGGGCTATGCGCTTACAGGCAACGACTCTTATCTTGCTCCCTACTATGACGGGCTGGAGAAATGGCAGGTAAATTACTCTGATTTGAAGGAACTGATTAAGGGAAGTACCTCCCAGGTTGAAAATCTGGAGAGTATCAGGAAGAATATCGAAGCCTGGATCGTCAAAGCGGGCCAATATGTGGTCGAACTCAAACAAGCGGGCCGGGATGATGAGGTGACCGCATTTTTTCATGCCGATACCGGCAAAGCGATTGTTGAACAAATTCGCAGCGAGTCGCAGCATTTCCGTGATGTTGAACAAGCCGCCACAGCAAAGCGGATCAGCGATCTCAAGTCCCGCAACCACCAGCTGCTTGTTACCATGTATATCTTGTGGAGCCTGGTGGCGATAGTCTCCATTGCCGCTTCCGTCCTGATTACCGACAATATCGTCAAGACGTTGAAGAACGTGATTGACGCCATCAACCATATCGCCGACGGAAACAGCAAAGCAAGACGAATTGAGGTAAAGACCCAGGACGAGATCTCCGATCTCGCTACAGCGACAAACCGTCTATTGGAGAACGCGGAAAGAGAGCAGCGGTTCAGCGATCAGCTCACCAATATGTCGGTAAAACTTCAGGAAAAAACGGCCCCCGCTGCTTTATGCGATACCTTCCTGAGCAAGCTGGCGACAATCCTTGAGATACAGTACGGCGCGGTGTACATTGCTCAAGACTACTATGGCGATTCTCTGCTGAGGATTAGTTCCTATGCGGGCGGCAATGAGGGTTTGAGCCCAGGCAAAGAAAAAATATTGCTGGGTGAGGGCTTGGTAGGTCAATGCGCGCTTGATCAGAATATTCTGAAGCTTGAAGAGCTGCCGGACGGGTATATTCATATCAGCTCAGGTCTCGGAAGAACCCCGCCAAGACAGGCGGTGATTGCCCCTGTTGTTTTTGAGAACAGAACAGTTGCGGTGGTTGAGATTGCCTCACTCATGAAATGGGTGCCCGATCATTTCAAGCTGCTGGAACAGATGCTGGGATTGTTTGCCGTTTCGGTTAATTCGGTTATGACCCGGATGCAAATCCAGCATCTCTATGCTGAAGCCCAGACAATGAATGAGGAGCTGCAGAACCAGTCTGAAGAGCTGCAATCCCAGACTCACGAACTGATTAACGTGAACAGCAAACTGGAATCGCAAAAGCAGGTTGCGGAGAATTCGGCTTCGGAACTGGAGAAAATGAACGAGGAGCTAGAGAGAAGCTCCCGTTACAAATCAGAGTTTCTGGCCAATATGTCGCATGAGCTGCGGACCCCGCTTAACAGCATGCTGCTGCTGTCGCAGATTTTATCCGAGAACCACACCGGCAACTTGACAGAGGAGCAGCTTAGCTATGCATCAGTCATTCATTCCTCGGGCAGTGATCTGCTGGCGATCATTAACGATATTTTGGATTTATCCAAGGTTGAGGCCGGAAAAATGCTAATTGAAACGAGTGCCGTCAATCTTACCGAATTCCCGAACTTATTTGAGGGGTATTTCGGCAAGACAGCGGAGTCCAAAAATCTCGAGTTCAGTGTCGTTTTGGAAGCTGGAACACCCGATATCTTCTATACAGATGAACTGCGTCTGCATCAAATCCTCCGAAATCTGCTATCCAACGCCTTTAAATTTACGGAAGAGGGCGGAGTGAAACTGTCAATCTCCAAGCTTAACACCTTTTCTTCAAAAGGGTATACCCCAGCGGGACCGGTGCTGGCTTTTGCCGTAATCGACAGCGGCATAGGAATACCTCCGGATAAACGCGATCTGATATTTGAGGCGTTCCAGCAGGCGGATGGCTCAACTGCGCGCAAATTCGGCGGAACGGGACTTGGGCTGTCCATTTCCCAGCAGCTTTCGAAGCTGCTTGGCGGGCATCTTACGGTGGAGAGCAAACCGAAAGAGGGCAGTATCTTCACGCTGTATCTTCCTTATTTGGAAGAAGAAAGTGATCCGAAAGATTACAGTCTCGATTCCGAGGCGGCGGCAGCGCTTGAACGCGGAGCTGACGACAGCGGCGATGCTGAGGAGGCGCGAGTGGACGGGAAATATCTTCGGCTGGTGGGCAAAACGGTTCTTCTAGTTGATGATGACCCGCGAAATATATATGCGCTGACACAGACGCTTGAGAAGTACAGCATGCATGTGCTCACGGCCCAGAACGGATTCGAATGCCTTCAGCGGGTCAGAGAGAATCCCGGAATCGACATTATGCTTCTGGACATTATGATGCCGGTATTGGATGGCTACGATACGTTATCCATCCTTCGCGAAGAACTGTTAAAGCACGACCTTCCCATTATTGCGGTGTCCGCCAAGACAAAGAATGAAGAGCGGGAGAAATGCCTGGCTGCGGGAGCGACCGATTTTATTAAGAAACCCGTGATTATTAAGGATCTTCTTACGATTATGTCCTATTATTTGAGCAGCAAAGCCGCATAA
- a CDS encoding NAD-dependent epimerase/dehydratase family protein: MRNILVLGGTRFFGKRLVERLLEDPGNDVTILTRGNAPDAFGDRLHRIHADRTNPEMLASAVLDQVWDIVYDNICYSPDEAAAACRIFKDTAKRYILTSSLSVYDPRPEILTEEVFDPKAYPLRGGGKDDLSYQEAKRLAEAVFIQQAAFPVAAVRFPIVLGEDDYTKRLHFHIEHVRREEPLGIPNPEARISFIRSDEAADFLLWLGRSELTGPVNACSDGSLTINEMISIIEGAAGKQAVIREQTVDEHMSPFGIPQSWHMNTTKAQTAGFSFLTLADWFPELVSDLNRSYDHN; the protein is encoded by the coding sequence ATGAGGAACATTTTGGTGCTCGGCGGAACGCGATTTTTTGGCAAAAGGCTGGTTGAACGACTGCTGGAGGATCCGGGCAACGACGTTACGATTCTGACGCGGGGCAATGCGCCCGATGCGTTTGGAGATCGGCTTCACCGTATCCACGCGGACCGTACAAATCCGGAAATGCTTGCCTCAGCGGTTCTGGATCAAGTGTGGGATATCGTCTATGACAATATCTGTTATTCACCGGATGAAGCGGCGGCGGCCTGCCGCATATTTAAAGACACAGCGAAGCGGTACATTCTGACTTCCAGCCTATCCGTATATGACCCAAGACCGGAAATATTGACCGAAGAGGTGTTTGATCCTAAAGCTTACCCGCTCCGAGGAGGAGGAAAAGACGATCTTTCGTATCAGGAAGCTAAACGGCTGGCCGAAGCGGTGTTCATTCAGCAGGCAGCGTTCCCTGTGGCCGCCGTCCGGTTTCCGATCGTGCTGGGCGAGGATGATTACACGAAAAGATTGCATTTTCATATCGAACATGTCCGCCGGGAAGAGCCATTAGGTATTCCGAATCCGGAAGCGCGCATTTCCTTCATCCGCTCGGATGAGGCTGCGGACTTTCTGCTGTGGCTTGGTCGTTCGGAATTAACGGGACCGGTAAATGCATGCTCCGATGGCTCTCTTACCATTAATGAAATGATTTCCATAATTGAAGGAGCAGCGGGGAAACAGGCCGTGATCCGTGAACAGACGGTGGATGAGCATATGTCTCCGTTTGGCATCCCGCAGTCGTGGCATATGAATACGACGAAAGCGCAGACAGCGGGCTTCTCTTTTCTAACGCTCGCCGATTGGTTCCCGGAATTAGTAAGCGACCTGAACCGCTCGTATGATCATAATTAG
- a CDS encoding cysteine hydrolase family protein, with protein sequence MADPHTAFILIDVQEAMFSYPGQKLYDEEGVMERIVSLLDRARRSGTTVIYIQHTEDEEYTKGTPTWQISSKVAPMPGEKVIEKPTWDAFHLTGLQEELQRQGITNLIIAGMQSEFCLDSTCRRAFSLGYSTVLVEDAHSTFDNGRLSGEEIVRHHNGVLGGRFVTLKPASEVTF encoded by the coding sequence ATGGCTGATCCGCATACTGCGTTCATTTTGATTGATGTACAGGAGGCGATGTTTTCATATCCGGGACAGAAGCTGTATGACGAAGAAGGTGTAATGGAGCGGATCGTATCACTGCTGGACAGGGCGCGCCGGAGCGGTACGACGGTGATTTATATTCAGCATACCGAGGATGAAGAATACACCAAGGGAACGCCTACATGGCAGATCAGTTCCAAAGTTGCTCCGATGCCTGGGGAAAAGGTCATCGAGAAGCCGACCTGGGACGCTTTTCACCTCACCGGACTTCAGGAAGAATTGCAGCGACAGGGGATTACCAATCTAATTATCGCTGGCATGCAAAGTGAATTTTGTCTCGATTCAACTTGCCGCCGGGCATTCAGCCTTGGATATTCCACTGTTCTGGTGGAAGACGCCCACAGTACGTTTGATAATGGACGGCTCTCTGGCGAAGAAATCGTACGCCACCATAACGGAGTGCTCGGAGGACGATTCGTAACCTTAAAACCTGCGAGCGAGGTAACCTTCTGA
- a CDS encoding DMT family transporter, producing the protein MDTKKPPIPVSLLMLIGIVAISFSAIFIKWSSAPASIQGMYRLLFTSLLMFPFVRPYSGAASALHLKDRLLLTTSGIMLALHFLLWMGSLEFTSVASSTMIMALEPVFIMIGSYILYKERSAVSAISGLGVAIIGVVFIGWGDIGLSSDNLKGDLLSIFGTVAVAAHLLIGKKLVARMPSYLYSLIVFIIAGVVFALYNWAAGIAFFDYPPREWGIFALLSIVPTVFGHILFNWLLQYTSATTVSMNILGEPVGACILAYLLLGERLSGLQWSGGLLVLGGLASYLYMGSRKVAREAERRHRREQEPETLPESAS; encoded by the coding sequence ATGGATACTAAAAAACCGCCAATCCCCGTTTCGCTGCTCATGCTGATCGGGATTGTAGCCATCTCATTTTCCGCCATTTTTATCAAATGGTCTTCAGCTCCAGCTTCCATTCAGGGAATGTACCGCTTGCTGTTCACTTCGCTTTTAATGTTTCCGTTCGTCCGCCCGTACAGTGGAGCGGCATCTGCCCTGCACCTAAAGGACCGGCTGCTGCTGACCACTTCCGGCATCATGCTGGCTTTGCATTTTTTGCTGTGGATGGGCTCGCTGGAATTTACTTCAGTTGCCAGCTCCACGATGATTATGGCGCTTGAGCCTGTTTTCATTATGATAGGGTCCTATATTCTGTACAAGGAACGCAGCGCGGTTTCCGCAATATCCGGTCTTGGCGTGGCGATTATCGGCGTCGTCTTTATCGGCTGGGGCGACATTGGCTTGTCCTCGGACAACCTAAAAGGTGACCTGCTGTCTATATTCGGAACGGTGGCGGTAGCCGCCCATCTGCTCATTGGCAAAAAGTTGGTAGCCCGGATGCCGTCCTACCTATACAGCCTAATTGTGTTCATCATCGCCGGAGTGGTGTTCGCTCTGTACAATTGGGCTGCGGGCATCGCTTTCTTTGACTATCCGCCAAGAGAATGGGGCATTTTCGCGCTTCTCTCAATCGTACCGACTGTATTTGGGCATATCCTGTTCAACTGGCTGCTGCAGTATACGTCCGCCACTACCGTGTCCATGAATATTCTCGGAGAACCGGTAGGAGCCTGTATTCTGGCCTATTTGCTGCTTGGAGAGCGATTATCCGGCCTTCAGTGGTCCGGCGGCTTACTCGTGCTCGGCGGTCTCGCTAGTTATTTATATATGGGCAGCCGGAAAGTGGCCCGGGAAGCAGAGCGGCGGCACAGACGTGAGCAGGAACCTGAGACATTGCCGGAAAGTGCTTCTTGA
- a CDS encoding class I SAM-dependent methyltransferase, protein MYDGHKDENKSESAVTSSVSEELWNEDTYSAWISRFGTPEEAAAKLRNNPAAKLQPLLAYFGEVDGKKIMNLMGSNGVKAVALGLLGAEVSVADFSEGNARYASELAEAAGVRLDYAVSDVLNLPEAVLRGAYDIVFAEQGIVHYFTDLKPFMDTAYSLLAPGGRFILRDFHPVSTKLISSKGSTAKIRKHKVTGDYFDTSLEEKRVSYSKYSPEGGESRDGTGVVYWRKWTLGEIVTSAAESGLHIRKLIEEPNLSSDVFDKGIPKTFVLTAEKPEL, encoded by the coding sequence ATGTACGACGGTCACAAGGATGAGAATAAATCCGAATCGGCGGTAACTTCCTCCGTCAGCGAAGAGCTGTGGAACGAGGATACATACAGCGCTTGGATAAGCCGGTTTGGAACGCCTGAAGAAGCCGCGGCCAAGCTGCGAAATAATCCCGCCGCCAAGCTTCAGCCTCTTCTTGCCTATTTCGGGGAAGTAGACGGCAAGAAAATCATGAACCTGATGGGCTCGAACGGGGTAAAGGCGGTGGCGCTTGGACTGCTTGGCGCGGAGGTGTCTGTAGCCGACTTCTCGGAAGGCAACGCTCGTTATGCTTCTGAACTGGCGGAAGCTGCGGGAGTTCGCCTGGATTATGCCGTCTCCGACGTATTGAATCTTCCGGAGGCTGTTCTGCGGGGAGCTTATGATATCGTCTTTGCGGAACAGGGTATCGTTCACTATTTTACCGACCTGAAGCCGTTTATGGATACTGCGTATTCGCTGCTTGCTCCGGGAGGGCGGTTCATATTGCGGGATTTTCATCCCGTGTCGACCAAGCTGATCTCCTCTAAGGGCTCCACGGCCAAAATCCGCAAGCATAAAGTAACGGGGGATTACTTCGATACGTCGCTTGAGGAGAAACGGGTGTCCTATTCCAAGTATTCGCCGGAAGGCGGAGAAAGCAGGGACGGTACGGGCGTCGTATACTGGCGCAAATGGACGCTCGGCGAGATTGTAACCTCGGCTGCGGAAAGCGGTCTGCACATCCGTAAGCTGATTGAAGAACCGAATCTGTCCTCGGACGTGTTCGACAAGGGCATTCCGAAGACGTTTGTGCTGACGGCGGAGAAGCCGGAGCTTTAA
- a CDS encoding cupin, with protein MEFYEFSKDCGKKISKFNSDFIMSRIIQTDKSAHIGCMYLDKNGIVGYHQAVAPQLLIIVHGEGYVKGEKDEYCKVQTGDAVYWEKDEWHETKTNTGLTAIVIESEELTSSLFMPLKKQMIKDNLS; from the coding sequence ATGGAGTTTTATGAATTCAGTAAAGATTGCGGCAAAAAGATATCAAAGTTCAATTCAGATTTTATCATGTCCCGGATTATTCAAACGGATAAATCGGCTCATATAGGGTGTATGTATTTAGATAAAAATGGAATTGTCGGTTATCATCAGGCTGTAGCGCCTCAACTTCTAATAATCGTACATGGTGAGGGATATGTAAAAGGCGAAAAAGACGAGTACTGCAAGGTACAAACAGGAGACGCTGTTTACTGGGAGAAAGATGAATGGCATGAAACGAAGACAAATACCGGGTTGACGGCAATCGTCATCGAAAGCGAAGAATTAACCTCGTCATTATTTATGCCTCTAAAGAAACAGATGATTAAAGACAACTTGTCATAA
- a CDS encoding LysR family transcriptional regulator, with protein sequence MNILKLQIVVLIEKYKKVTDVAAELGLKQPTVSFHMKSLENELGTPLFHSRSGRVLLTEAGHALHQYAVRIVALASEAERTVKQADSRSRLKLTIGASAISAAYLLPAALSGLAAQHPETEITVSEAHNNVLREQLRSRKLGLAVLHGYEQADETLYMNKIADDETVLIFAHGHPFASKDNLEPDEISREPWIQHAPGTGLREFADRWAGLNGVRLWNRLETDSAQAVKQLVMQGNAVAVFSKIGIAAEIESGSLRYRPLSGILPERGGFYLAWRKDYSLTEIQQNFADSLVHKEVHHGVL encoded by the coding sequence ATGAACATATTAAAGCTGCAAATCGTAGTTCTTATTGAAAAATATAAAAAAGTGACGGATGTTGCCGCAGAGCTTGGCCTTAAGCAGCCTACCGTTTCTTTTCATATGAAATCGCTGGAGAATGAACTGGGCACCCCGCTGTTCCATAGCCGAAGCGGACGCGTGCTGCTGACCGAAGCCGGTCATGCGCTTCACCAGTATGCGGTTCGTATTGTTGCGCTGGCGTCCGAAGCCGAAAGAACGGTAAAGCAGGCCGACTCCCGCTCCAGGTTAAAGCTGACTATCGGAGCATCAGCGATTTCGGCGGCGTACCTGCTCCCGGCAGCTTTGTCCGGCTTAGCGGCCCAGCATCCCGAGACGGAAATAACGGTGTCCGAGGCGCATAATAACGTCTTACGCGAGCAGCTTAGGAGCCGCAAGCTTGGGCTTGCCGTTCTGCATGGCTATGAGCAGGCGGACGAAACTTTATATATGAACAAGATTGCCGATGACGAGACGGTGCTTATCTTTGCTCATGGGCACCCCTTTGCTAGTAAGGATAACCTCGAACCGGATGAAATTTCCCGGGAGCCGTGGATTCAGCATGCGCCGGGAACGGGCCTGCGCGAATTCGCCGACCGCTGGGCCGGATTGAACGGTGTGCGTTTGTGGAACAGGTTGGAAACGGATAGCGCGCAGGCGGTTAAGCAATTGGTCATGCAAGGAAATGCGGTCGCCGTTTTTTCCAAAATCGGCATTGCGGCGGAGATCGAGTCGGGGAGCTTGCGTTATCGTCCACTTTCAGGTATTTTGCCGGAGCGAGGCGGTTTTTATCTGGCGTGGCGGAAGGATTATTCGCTTACCGAGATTCAGCAAAATTTTGCGGACAGCTTGGTCCATAAGGAGGTGCATCATGGAGTTTTATGA
- a CDS encoding phosphate ABC transporter substrate-binding protein, whose product MRSKKSWIMALALTSVLALSACGNNGGNNTAANEGNTGASNAPTETSGAELSGSILASGSTALQPLVEQVAEKFMETNAGVDIQVQGGGSGTGLTQVAEKQVDIGNSDVFAEEKLKDADAEKAKALVDHQVAVVAIAAVAHPDAGVDNLTKQQLIDIFTGKITNWKDVGGADQKIQIINRPASSGTRATFEKFALGTKTEDLQGSIQEDSSGTVKKMIGETPGAIGYLALSYLDDTVKTLNYDSVEPSVDNVISGKYPIWAYEHMYTNGEPNETVKAFLDYFLTDEVQNGDVTELGYIPASKMQVSRDVEGTVTNK is encoded by the coding sequence ATGCGCTCTAAAAAATCCTGGATCATGGCACTTGCTTTAACGAGTGTCCTTGCACTTTCGGCTTGCGGAAATAACGGGGGAAATAACACGGCGGCTAACGAGGGAAATACGGGAGCCAGCAACGCGCCTACAGAGACAAGCGGCGCAGAACTCAGCGGTTCGATTCTTGCTTCCGGCTCTACGGCTCTTCAGCCGCTGGTGGAACAGGTAGCGGAGAAATTCATGGAAACGAATGCCGGCGTAGATATTCAAGTACAAGGCGGCGGCAGTGGTACGGGTCTTACACAGGTAGCTGAGAAACAAGTTGATATCGGCAACTCCGACGTGTTCGCGGAAGAGAAGCTGAAAGATGCGGACGCGGAAAAAGCAAAAGCACTCGTCGATCATCAAGTGGCGGTTGTCGCGATTGCGGCCGTTGCCCATCCGGATGCTGGAGTTGACAATCTGACTAAACAGCAGCTGATTGATATTTTTACCGGCAAAATCACGAACTGGAAAGACGTAGGCGGAGCGGATCAGAAGATTCAGATTATTAACCGTCCGGCAAGCTCCGGAACACGCGCTACATTCGAGAAATTTGCGCTCGGCACGAAGACGGAAGACCTGCAGGGCTCCATCCAAGAGGATTCCTCGGGTACAGTTAAGAAAATGATCGGCGAAACGCCGGGAGCGATCGGGTATCTGGCTCTGTCCTACCTTGACGATACGGTTAAAACCTTGAATTACGACAGCGTTGAGCCTTCCGTGGATAACGTAATCAGTGGAAAATATCCGATCTGGGCATATGAGCATATGTACACGAACGGTGAACCGAATGAAACGGTTAAAGCATTCCTGGACTACTTCCTGACCGATGAAGTCCAAAACGGCGATGTAACCGAGCTTGGCTACATCCCAGCCTCGAAGATGCAAGTTTCCCGCGATGTCGAAGGCACTGTAACGAACAAGTAA
- the pstC gene encoding phosphate ABC transporter permease subunit PstC: MRVQSSKSRIEKHHIEDLIGRSYMSFCVLLLIVSIVSMVYFVTSKGISTFAIDKVSLSDFFFGTTWSPEGDHPSFGALPFIAGSFITTLLAALIASPLSICAALFMTEIVPGWGKKLLQPVIELLSGIPSVVYGFVGLSVIVPFLRNVFPGQGIGVAAGALVLSVMILPTITSVAADALSALPQNLKESSFALGATRWQTIARVIIPTTLPAIMTGVVLGMARAFGEALAVQMVIGNAPFIPTSLFESASTLTSVITLGMGNTTMGSPQNNALWSMALVLMLMTFLFVFIVRMLEKRRSI; this comes from the coding sequence ATGCGAGTGCAGAGCAGCAAATCGCGTATCGAAAAACATCATATTGAAGACCTTATCGGACGCTCCTACATGTCCTTTTGTGTGCTTCTGTTGATTGTCTCCATAGTATCCATGGTGTATTTTGTGACGTCTAAAGGGATTTCAACATTTGCAATCGACAAGGTAAGCCTTTCGGATTTCTTTTTCGGCACTACTTGGTCTCCCGAAGGGGATCATCCATCTTTTGGGGCGCTGCCGTTTATCGCGGGATCTTTTATCACGACCCTCTTGGCTGCACTGATCGCTAGTCCATTAAGTATTTGCGCCGCACTGTTCATGACCGAAATCGTACCGGGATGGGGCAAAAAGCTGCTGCAGCCGGTTATCGAATTGCTGTCGGGTATTCCTTCCGTTGTTTACGGCTTTGTGGGACTCAGCGTTATCGTGCCATTCCTGCGGAATGTATTCCCTGGGCAAGGCATTGGCGTTGCCGCCGGCGCGCTCGTCCTGTCTGTTATGATCTTGCCAACGATTACCAGCGTGGCAGCGGACGCGCTGTCTGCGCTCCCGCAGAATCTGAAGGAATCATCGTTTGCGCTTGGAGCAACCCGCTGGCAGACAATCGCCCGCGTTATAATCCCGACCACGCTTCCCGCCATTATGACCGGCGTTGTGCTGGGCATGGCCCGCGCCTTCGGCGAAGCGCTTGCGGTCCAGATGGTTATCGGGAATGCTCCATTTATTCCCACATCATTGTTTGAATCAGCGTCTACGCTGACTAGCGTCATTACGCTGGGTATGGGTAACACTACAATGGGTTCTCCGCAAAATAATGCACTATGGAGTATGGCGCTTGTTCTCATGCTGATGACGTTCCTATTCGTGTTCATTGTCCGTATGCTGGAGAAAAGGAGGTCGATCTAA